In Ascochyta rabiei chromosome 2, complete sequence, one genomic interval encodes:
- a CDS encoding peptide transporter ptr2 → MAANHDIHEKDLESASAASHSLSTTEDHIAPTIEEHATLRKAAGGIPPVAYLICVVELAERASYYGAKGVFNNFMQFPLPKGGNGTGAVPKSNPNGHAGALNKGLQFASAMSILFTFLAFTIPIFGAWLADAKIGRFKGIVLGVLIGGVAHVIMIGGAAPALLKAGKGVAPFMISFILLAVGAGIFKPLVAPTLLDQYEHQKPYVRTLKSGERVIIDPETTIQRILLIFYGFINVGAFFAIATTYAEKYLGFWIAFLLPGIVYFLLPLLLFFMNKHLVKKPALGSELVQFFKIMGAAIKGNKGKLWGKGYWDAARPSTLAAKGRTVTWTDKSVDDVYRTLEACQIFLYFPLWNLNDGGIGAVQSSQGAAMTTRGVPNDLLSHFNPLTIIVFSPILSHGLYPLLRRYNIKFGRINRITTGFIIAAISGAIGAIVQWRVYKTSPCGYYASDCDGVSSLTIWWQLPNVMLGAISEVFVNVTGYELAYARAPPSMRSIVMALFLFNTALSQALAELLIPVISDPHLIWVWAGPAIALVAQTVIFVWRHQGINDDEFMVYEDETPVEIVQAVDTEKK, encoded by the exons ATGG CTGCCAACCACGACATTCATGAGAAGGACCTAGAGTCAGCATCTGCGGCCTCACACTCTTTGTCAACTACCGAAGACCATATTGCACCTACGATCGAAGAACATGCAACCCTGAGAAAGGCTGCTGGTGGCATCCCTCCGGTTGCATATCTTATCTGTGTGGTTGAGCTTGCCGAACGTGCATCATACTATGGCGCAAAAGGTGTCTTCAACAATTTCATGCAATTTCCTCTCCCTAAGGGTGGCAACGGAACGGGTGCTGTACCCAAGAGCAACCCGAACGGCCATGCTGGTGCATT GAATAAAGGTCTCCAATTCGCATCAGCTATGAGCATCCTTTTCACCTTCCTGGCCTTCACTATTCCAATCTTCGGTGCCTGGTTGGCCGATGCTAAGATCGGGCGCTTCAAGGGCATCGTTTTGGGCGTACTTATTGGTGGTGTGGCACATGTCATCATGATTGGTGGAGCCGCGCCTGCTTTGCTAAAAGCTGGCAAAGGCGTCGCACCCTTTATGATCAGCTTCATCCTGCTCGCCGTTGGTGCTGGTATATTCAAGCCACTCGTCGCACCTACCTTGCTCGACCAGTATGAGCATCAGAAGCCGTACGTGAGGACTTTGAAGAGTGGTGAACGGGTCATCATCGACCCAGAGACCACCATCCAACGCATTCTGCTTATCTTCTACGGATTCATCAACGTTGGAGCCTTTTTCGCCATTGCTACAACTTACGCGGAGAAGTACCTGGGTTTCTGGATCGCTTTCCTCCTCCCTGGAATTGTTTATTTTTTACTGCCACTCCTTTTGTTCTTCATGAACAAGCACCTAGTCAAGAAGCCCGCACTGGGATCTGAGCTTGTGCAGTTCTTTAAGATCATGGGTGCTGCAATTAAGGGCAACAAGGGAAAGCTTTGGGGCAAGGGTTATTGGGATGCCGCCCGGCCTTCAACTCTTGCAGCCAAGGGACGTACCGTTACCTGGACAGACAAGTCTGTCGACGACGTTTACCGTACACTCGAAGCTTGCCAAATCTTCTTGTACTTCCCTCTGTGGAACTTGAACGACGGTGGCATCGGCGCTGTTCAATCGAGTCAGGGCGCTGCCATGACAACCAGAGGTGTACCGAACGACTTGCTCAGCCATTTCAACCCACTGACAATCATTGTCTTCTCGCCGATCCTCAGTCATGGACTCTATCCTTTGCTCAGACGCTATAATATCAAATTCGGGCGCATCAACCGCATCACGACGGGCTTCATCATCGCGGCTATTTCAGGTGCCATTGGTGCTATTGTTCAGTGGCGTGTTTACAAGACATCGCCCTGCGGCTACTACGCGTCTGATTGTGATGGAGTTTCATCACTCACAATCTGGTGGCAGCTGCCTAATGTCATGTTGGGAGCCATCTCCGAAGTTTTTGTCAACGTCACTGGTTATGAGCTGGCTTACGCTCGTGCTCCTCCCAGCATGAGATCGATTGTCATGGCTTTGTTTTTATTCAACACTGCGCTCTCGCAGGCACTTGCTGAACTCTTGATTCCCGTGATCTCGGATCCTCATCTCATC TGGGTCTGGGCAGGTCCGGCCATCGCTCTTGTTGCGCAGACTGTCATTTTCGTCTGGAGGCACCAGGGCATCAACGATGATGAGTTTATGGTGTACGAGGATGAGACTCCAGTGGAGATCGTCCAGGCTGTCGACACGGAGAAAAAATAA